The Methylocella silvestris BL2 DNA segment GATGACGAAGGCGACGTCGGCCTTGGCGAATTGATCGTTGATCTCCTCGAGCTCGAACACTTCGTCGTAAGGCACATTGGCCTCGGCGAGGAGAACGTTCATGTGGCCCGGCATGCGTCCGGCGACAGGATGAATCGCATATTTCACTTCGCCGCCGGCTTTCTTGATCTGATCGGCCATTTCGCGCAGGGCGTGCTGGGCCTGCGCCACCGCCATTCCATAGCCCGGCACGATGATGACGAGCTTGGCCGCTTTGAGCAGTTTCGCGGCCTCTTCCGGCGTGCCCTGCTTGACGGGGCGATCTTCGACATGGCCGCCGGCTCCCGGGGCGGGCGCCGCCACTTCGCCGCCGAACCCGCCGAGAATGACGGAAATGAAGGAGCGGTTCATGCCCTTGCACATGATGTAGGACAGGATCGCACCGGAGGAGCCGACGAGCGCGCCGGTGATGATCAGCGCGAGATTGCTGAGCGTGAAGCCGATGCCGACCGCCGCCCAGCCGGAATAGGAGTTCAGCATCGAAATGACGACGGGCATGTCCGCGCCGCCGATCGGCACAATCAGCAGCACGCCGAGCGCGAAGGACACCAGCGCGATCGCCCAGAAGACAATGTGATTGGCGGTCGTCGAAAATGCGACGATAAACAAGAGCAGCAGCACGCCGAGCGCGATATTGATCAGATGCCGATGCGGCAGCATGATCGGCTTGCCCGACATGCGGCCGTCAAGCTTCAGGAACGCGATCACGGAGCCGGTGAAGGTCAGGGCGCCGATCGCGGCCCCCAGCGACATTTCGACAAGGCTGCTCGTGTGGATCGGCGAGCCGAGGCCGAAAGCGCGCGGCGCATGCAGGGCGGCCGCCGCGACCAGCACGGCGGCAAGGCCGACGAGCGCGTGAAACAGCGCGACGAGCTGCGGCATGGCCGTCATCTGGATCGTACGGGCGCGCCAGGCGCCGATGCCGCCGCCGATCGCGATGCCGGCGAAGATGATCAGATAGGAAAGGCCGCCCGCCGGGGGCTGATAGAAGAGCGTCGTGACGATCGCGATCGCCATGCCGATCATGCCGGCGCGATTGCCGCGGCGCGACGTTTCCGGCGACGACAGGCCGCGTAGCGCGAAGATAAAGAGAAGGCCCGAGACGAGGTAGAGGATGGCCGCGAGATTGGCGTTCATCGGTCAGCCCTTCTTCTTATACATCGCGAGCATTCGCTCGGTGACGAGGAAGCCGCCGAAAATATTCACCGAGGCGAGCACGAGGGCGATAAAGCCGAAAATCTTCGCGGCGACGGCGCCCGGATCGCCATGCGCGCCAATGCCGACGGAGGCGGACAAAAGCGCGCCGACGACGATAACCGATGAAATCGCATTGGTGACCGACATCAGCGGCGTATGCAGCGCCGGCTTGACCGACCAGACGACGTAATAGCCGACGACGACGGCGAGCGCGAAAATCGCCAGGCGGAAGATGATCGGGTCGATGACTCCGCCGCTTATCGCGTGGCCGCTTCCGGCGAGCTGGTCGGCGTAGGTTTCGGCGTTTTGCGCGGCCTGTTTCGCCGCCGTCACCGCATCGTGAAGCCGTTGCAGCGCTAGTGGGTCGATTTCGTTCGCCATCACTCTCTCCCTCGGATTTTTTGTGGGGTCCCGGACCGTTGATCTCGGGGCGGCGTGAGCGCGTGAGCGCGCTGTGAAAGGTCAGGCCTTGCCTTGACCCGATCCCCTGCCTGATTTCGATCGTTGGCGCGGCTTTGCCGCGGGCTCCGGTCCTTCGGCGCCAGGCTGAGGCGGCTCGTCGTCGACCAGCGCGGGGGTTTCGGCGGCGGGCTCCGCGGCGTTCTCGGACGCCGGGGGTTGAGCCTCGGCCACAGGCCGAGATTCAGCCGGGGCTTCGGTCTGAGGTTCTGGCGCGGGGGCCTGAAAATTCGGATGGGGCAGCGCGCCATCCCGCGTCAGCGCTGTGGCCTTGATGATCTCGTCGTCCCAATCGATGGCGAGCTCATGCGTCTCTTTGTCGATCAGGGGCTTCAGGAAATTGACGAGGTTGCGCGCATAAAGCGCGGAGGCCGACGCCGGCACGCGTCCGGGGACATTGAGATTGCCGGTGATCTTGACGCCATTGTCGCTGATCACCGTCTCGCCCGGCCGCGACAATTCGCAATTGCCGCCGCGCTCGACGGCAAGGTCGATGATGATCGACCCCCGCTGCATCGAGGCGACCATCTCCGCCGTGATCAGGACCGGCGCCTTGCGGCCCGGAATCAGCGCGGTGGTGATGACGATGTCTTGCTTGGCGATATGAGAGGCGGTGAGCTCAGCCTGTTTCGCCTGATATTCGGGCGACATCGGCTTGGCGTAGCCGGCCGCGGTCTCGGCGGCGGCGAATTCCTCATCCTCGACGGCGATGAATTTCGCGCCGAGCGACAAAACCTGCTCCTTGGTGGCGGGCCGGACGTCCGTCGCGGTGACGAGGCCGCCGATGCGGCGCGCCGTCGCGATTGCCTGCAAGCCGGCGACGCCGACGCCCATGATGAAGATTCGGGCCGGCTGAATCGAGCCTGCCGCCGTCGTCATCATCGGGATGGCGCGATCATAGGATGCGGCGGCGTCGATGACGGCGCGATAGCCGGCAAGATTGGCCTGGCTCGACAGCACGTCCATCGACTGCGCGCGCGTAATGCGGGGAATGAGCTCCATCGCAAAGGCGCTGACGCCGGCGCCGGCGAGCGATTGCAGCGCGGCGAGGTTTTCATAAGGATCAAGGATAGCGAGCACGACGGCGCCGGGCTTGACGCCGGCAAGTTCGGCGGCGGCCGGGCGGCGCACCCGCAGCACGACATCGGCTCCCGCGGCTGCTGCGGCGGCGGTCGGCGCGATCGTCGCGCCAGCCGCGGCATAGGCGTCGTCGGCGATGGCCGATTTCCGGCCGGCGCCGGTTTCGACCGCGACCTCCGCGCCGAGGCCGATGAATGTCTTTACGGTCTCGGGCGTCGCCGCGACGCGGCTTTCATGAGGGTCGGTTTCGGCTTGGACCGCGATGCGCATTTGGCTCTCCGAAAGAAGATCGCGCCCCCGGGGCGAGGGCGCGTTCAGCGTTCCCGGCGCTCTGCGGCGCCGTGCGAAGTCAGAGGGTGATCAATGCGAGAAGAATCACGATTCCGGCGACGCCAATCGTGCCATAGAGAGCGAATTTCAGGAAAAGCCGGTAGGTTCGGACATGCGCGGCATAGTCCATATCAGGATGGCTGACGGGGTCGGCGAGATCATGCGCCATGGCGTTCCTCCGATTGACGGTTCGCAAGCGCGGCAATGAATAGCGCGCCGCGTAAGATAACAAAAGACTTTTCGCGTCCTCGTCAACGTCGATAGTCCCCTCGACTTTTGGAGTAGGGACGGGTCAATCCGGCGGCTGCAAGCCGGCCTTCATGAGCGCCGCGCCCTGGCGCGCGCGCAGCGCTTCGACCGAGAAGTCGCCGATCGCCTCATTAAACAGGCGATAAAAGTTCAATTGCGCGTCAAGATGGAGAAACGCCCCGCCAAGGCCGATGGCGGCGCGGTCCATGAAGACGAATTCGCGCGGCACCCGCACCGGCCCCTTCTGTTTCAGCGCCTGATGCACGCGAAACGCCTCCTTGCGTCCATAGCTGCCGGGCGAGACGCCGTCGGCGATGGTGCGCACCCGGTCGTCGAGCAGCGGCCCGTAGATGAATTTCGCCCAGATGTTGAGGATTTCGACGAGATCGCGCGTCAGGCCCTGAAAGCCCCAGCTTTCATAGGCGTGAAAGGTGCGCGCGAAATCATCATGCAGCAGGCCCTCGTAGAGATCGACGACGCCCTGGACGAAGTCGGGCCTGAAGATCCGCACGCAGCCATAATCCAGCAGATTGATGCCGGCGGCGTCGCCGCTTCCGTCGCCGCCGCCGAAAACGGTGTAATTGCCAAGATGCGGATCGCCATGGATGACGCCGTATTGGTTAAAGGGGATCCACCACGCCTTGAACATGGCGCTGGCGATGCGCGCCCGCGCAGCCCCATCCGCCGATTTGAAATCAAGCAGCTTGCCGCCGTCGAGCCATTGCATCGTCAAGAGCCGCGCCGTCGACAATTCGGGGCGAATCGCCGGAACGCGGATGTCGGCGAAGTCGACGAGGATGTCGCGATAGAGGGCGGCGTGGCGCGCCTCGCGCTGATAATCCAGCTCCTCGCGCACGCGCTCGCCGATCTCCTGCGTGATCTCGCGCGTGTCGATCACCGGATTGAGCCGGCGGTGCAGGGCGAACAGGATTGCGAGCTGGCTGAGATCGGCTTCGACCGCCGATTTCATATCGGGATATTGCAGCTTGCAAGCGAGCGCCTCGCTGTCGAGCGCTTCAGCGCGATGCACCTGCCCGAGCGAGGCCGCCGCCGCGGGCTTGAAGTCGAAGCTTTTGAATTTTGATGAAAAGTCGGGGCCGAGCTCGGCCTGCATGCGCCGCTTGACGAAGGCCGCGCCCATCGGCGGCGCGTCGCATTGCAGCTTTTGCAACTCGTCGGCGTATTCTTGCGGCAGGAGATCCGGAATGGTCGCCATCATCTGGGCGACTTTCATCATCGGCCCCTTGAGGCCGCCGAGCGCCTGCGCCAACGCCGCAGCATTCGAGGCGTCGGCATTGCGCGCGCCGGAGAGCCTTGCGCCGGCGATGCGGGCGGCGACGCCGCCAACATTCGCGCCGACCCTTGCATAGCGCGCCGCGCGGGCGGAAAAGCGATTGGCTTCCTGATCCTTCATGCGCGCCCCTTGCGGATCTTTTCGCGTCTGAGCGCGGCGGATTCCGCGCTCCAAACCATGCGAATCGATCATGTTCATGAGTTTGGATCGATCCTGTCCAAACTCATCGCGATCTAGGGGCTATCGCTTATGCGGCTGTCAATGCGCGCAAGGCTCAACTCTCCGGGACGCGCCCCGGCTCAAGAACAGTCGGCTGACCGCTCGCGAGCCCTTCTTCGAGCCTTTTGTCGAATTCGGCGAAGTCCAGCCGCACCTCGACGACATTGCCCTCGCCCCGGCGCGCGACGAAGCCGAGCTCCTCGGCCATGAGCAGCATTTTCCCATTGTCCGGCGAGATATATCCGGTCACCGCGCGAAGGCCGCGGCGGCGGGCGCATTGCAGGATTTCCGTCATCAGCCGATAGCCGAGGCCGTGCGCCTTGAAATCCGAGCGCACCATCACGTCATATTCGGCCGTGTCGGATTGCGGCGTGTCCTGGCCGATATGCACGATCCCGTAGATCTCTTCGGGGCCCGAGTCCGGCAGGCTGGTCGCGACGATGGCGGCGTCCCTCTCCGGATCGAGATGGGCGAACCGCTCCGCCATGTGAGCGGCGAAGCCGCGCACGGCGCCGAGCAGCCGGAAGCGGATGTCCTCAGGCGAGGCGTGCGAGAACATTTCCTCCAGACGCGCTTGGTCGTCTGGCCGGACGTAGCGTAGCTGAAAGCGTTCGCCGTCTGGAAGCCTGATGATGTGCTGGCGCTCTGACTGTCTGATCGGCATATTCATGGAGTTGGGCCTCGATTTGACCTGTCTGATTCCAAACCGCAAGACGCAACAGGCGCATCTTGGCGGCATCAAGCGGCGTCTTCAGCGCATTGGCTTGATGTACTTTGGACCCGGAAGGCGTCACGGCGCCCCGCCTTTGCGTCTCAGGCTGGGCTCACGACTTTTGTCGCGTCCTCGTTCCGGCCCGCGCTCGACTCGCGGTCGATTGGATCGGGCGGCCTTCTCCGGTCTCTACGCGAATATGCCCCCGCGCGGCTCACTTCGCAAGTGCAGCATTTACCGAACGGACATCGGCCGCGACGGCGGGCGCGTGCGCCACCCTCTTGATTCAACGTAAAAAAGCGGCGGAACGTCGCAGCAGTTTCGAGATGGTTAATGTTTCGTTAGGCTGCGGCGATCAAATGGAAAAAGCTGCCGCTGACATCGGCCCGGCGAGACCCTTCCGCGCGCTCCGATCCGCCATGCGCGTCGATCACATGGGCAAAGGGCGGATCCTCGCCGCCGTTCGTTTGCACGGTCGCATAATGAAATTCGTGCCCGCGCAGCCGCGCGCCTGCCTCGCCGAGCGGGTGGGGGGCCGCCAGCCTCGCCTCGCGATAGCCAAGATGCAGCGACCGTTTGGCAAAGCTGAAGCTCGGCGCCAGAAGCCCCGCCATCGCATGGCTCGCGCCCTTCGCATCGATGAGCGATTGCCCCAAGATCATGTAGCCGCCGCATTCGCCGTGGACCGGCTTCGATTGCGCGAAGGCGCGCAGCCCCGCCATGAATCGCTCCGCCGCGGCGAGTTGCCCCGCGTAAAGCTCCGGGTAGCCGCCGGGCAGCCAGCAAAGATCGCAATCCGGCGGGGCTTCGTCCGCGAGCGGCGAGAAGAAGACGATCTCGGCCCCGAGCGCGCGCCAGCCTTCCAGAATATGCGGATAGAGAAAGGA contains these protein-coding regions:
- a CDS encoding NAD(P)(+) transhydrogenase (Re/Si-specific) subunit beta encodes the protein MNANLAAILYLVSGLLFIFALRGLSSPETSRRGNRAGMIGMAIAIVTTLFYQPPAGGLSYLIIFAGIAIGGGIGAWRARTIQMTAMPQLVALFHALVGLAAVLVAAAALHAPRAFGLGSPIHTSSLVEMSLGAAIGALTFTGSVIAFLKLDGRMSGKPIMLPHRHLINIALGVLLLLFIVAFSTTANHIVFWAIALVSFALGVLLIVPIGGADMPVVISMLNSYSGWAAVGIGFTLSNLALIITGALVGSSGAILSYIMCKGMNRSFISVILGGFGGEVAAPAPGAGGHVEDRPVKQGTPEEAAKLLKAAKLVIIVPGYGMAVAQAQHALREMADQIKKAGGEVKYAIHPVAGRMPGHMNVLLAEANVPYDEVFELEEINDQFAKADVAFVIGANDVTNPAAKTDPKSPIYGMPVLDVEDAKTVLFIKRGMGSGYAGVENELFFRPNTTMLFGDAKKVVESILRAME
- a CDS encoding NAD(P) transhydrogenase subunit alpha, producing the protein MANEIDPLALQRLHDAVTAAKQAAQNAETYADQLAGSGHAISGGVIDPIIFRLAIFALAVVVGYYVVWSVKPALHTPLMSVTNAISSVIVVGALLSASVGIGAHGDPGAVAAKIFGFIALVLASVNIFGGFLVTERMLAMYKKKG
- a CDS encoding Re/Si-specific NAD(P)(+) transhydrogenase subunit alpha, with translation MRIAVQAETDPHESRVAATPETVKTFIGLGAEVAVETGAGRKSAIADDAYAAAGATIAPTAAAAAAGADVVLRVRRPAAAELAGVKPGAVVLAILDPYENLAALQSLAGAGVSAFAMELIPRITRAQSMDVLSSQANLAGYRAVIDAAASYDRAIPMMTTAAGSIQPARIFIMGVGVAGLQAIATARRIGGLVTATDVRPATKEQVLSLGAKFIAVEDEEFAAAETAAGYAKPMSPEYQAKQAELTASHIAKQDIVITTALIPGRKAPVLITAEMVASMQRGSIIIDLAVERGGNCELSRPGETVISDNGVKITGNLNVPGRVPASASALYARNLVNFLKPLIDKETHELAIDWDDEIIKATALTRDGALPHPNFQAPAPEPQTEAPAESRPVAEAQPPASENAAEPAAETPALVDDEPPQPGAEGPEPAAKPRQRSKSGRGSGQGKA
- a CDS encoding aa3-type cytochrome c oxidase subunit IV, which gives rise to MAHDLADPVSHPDMDYAAHVRTYRLFLKFALYGTIGVAGIVILLALITL
- a CDS encoding ABC1 kinase family protein, whose product is MKDQEANRFSARAARYARVGANVGGVAARIAGARLSGARNADASNAAALAQALGGLKGPMMKVAQMMATIPDLLPQEYADELQKLQCDAPPMGAAFVKRRMQAELGPDFSSKFKSFDFKPAAAASLGQVHRAEALDSEALACKLQYPDMKSAVEADLSQLAILFALHRRLNPVIDTREITQEIGERVREELDYQREARHAALYRDILVDFADIRVPAIRPELSTARLLTMQWLDGGKLLDFKSADGAARARIASAMFKAWWIPFNQYGVIHGDPHLGNYTVFGGGDGSGDAAGINLLDYGCVRIFRPDFVQGVVDLYEGLLHDDFARTFHAYESWGFQGLTRDLVEILNIWAKFIYGPLLDDRVRTIADGVSPGSYGRKEAFRVHQALKQKGPVRVPREFVFMDRAAIGLGGAFLHLDAQLNFYRLFNEAIGDFSVEALRARQGAALMKAGLQPPD
- a CDS encoding GNAT family N-acetyltransferase gives rise to the protein MNMPIRQSERQHIIRLPDGERFQLRYVRPDDQARLEEMFSHASPEDIRFRLLGAVRGFAAHMAERFAHLDPERDAAIVATSLPDSGPEEIYGIVHIGQDTPQSDTAEYDVMVRSDFKAHGLGYRLMTEILQCARRRGLRAVTGYISPDNGKMLLMAEELGFVARRGEGNVVEVRLDFAEFDKRLEEGLASGQPTVLEPGRVPES